The proteins below come from a single Nitrospiraceae bacterium genomic window:
- the bioF gene encoding 8-amino-7-oxononanoate synthase, whose translation MFRENLQTLAQQHLLRELSLINSPSAPVISVEGREVLLFASNNYLGLANHHQVKDAAMKAIEKFGVGSGASRLISGNITPHHVLEDELAGFKETEAALTFSSGYATNIGVIPNLATADSLILADRLCHASLIDGCRLSRATLRVFHHNDISHLKRLLATPRSRTSTLILTEGVFSMDGDVAPLPEIARLAEEYGATLLIDDAHGTGVMGATGRGTVEHFGLDSRHILQMGTLSKALGSSGGFIAGPKDFVSYLVNTARSFIYTTAPPPAVAAAASAALAVIRQEPQRRMMLWRNREFLHHGLVTMGFKLTDTQSPILPIMVNDPELGVQMSQYLRAEGVWIPAVRPPTVPKGTSRLRITVTADHSLEHLETALRALRKVGTALKVL comes from the coding sequence ATGTTTAGAGAAAACCTTCAGACCTTAGCGCAACAACATCTGTTGAGGGAATTATCTCTCATCAACTCCCCCTCGGCTCCTGTTATTTCAGTGGAAGGGCGGGAAGTCCTGCTTTTTGCCTCCAATAACTATCTTGGGCTAGCCAACCATCACCAGGTAAAAGATGCCGCCATGAAGGCCATCGAAAAATTTGGCGTAGGATCTGGAGCCTCACGGTTAATTTCCGGCAACATCACCCCTCATCACGTTTTAGAAGATGAATTGGCCGGTTTTAAGGAAACAGAGGCGGCTCTCACCTTTTCCTCAGGTTATGCCACCAATATAGGAGTCATACCGAATCTTGCTACGGCAGATAGCCTGATTTTAGCGGATCGGTTATGTCATGCCAGTCTGATCGATGGTTGCCGCCTCAGCCGGGCCACGCTACGAGTCTTCCATCATAACGATATCAGCCATCTCAAGCGCCTTCTGGCAACACCACGCTCACGGACTTCGACGCTCATTCTGACTGAAGGAGTGTTTAGTATGGATGGAGATGTGGCTCCGCTGCCCGAAATAGCCAGATTGGCAGAAGAGTATGGAGCCACCCTGCTCATTGATGACGCGCATGGCACCGGGGTCATGGGCGCAACCGGTCGAGGCACGGTGGAACATTTTGGATTAGACTCCCGCCACATCCTGCAGATGGGTACGCTCAGTAAAGCCCTTGGGTCCAGCGGCGGTTTTATTGCCGGGCCAAAAGATTTCGTGTCCTATCTGGTTAATACCGCACGCTCATTTATCTATACCACCGCCCCACCACCCGCCGTTGCCGCAGCAGCGAGCGCAGCTCTGGCGGTCATCCGGCAGGAACCCCAACGCAGGATGATGCTCTGGCGCAATCGAGAGTTTTTGCATCACGGCTTAGTGACCATGGGATTCAAACTGACCGACACGCAGAGCCCTATTCTCCCGATCATGGTGAACGACCCGGAACTCGGGGTTCAGATGAGCCAATACTTACGAGCAGAGGGCGTGTGGATTCCGGCTGTCCGCCCCCCTACGGTCCCTAAAGGAACCAGCCGCCTCCGCATCACGGTTACAGCCGATCATTCTCTTGAGCACCTTGAGACCGCCCTCCGAGCACTACGGAAAGTAGGAACAGCCCTTAAGGTCCTCTGA
- a CDS encoding protein kinase encodes MNTQLLPGKIEIQGEIAKGQTGTIYYGYDLELRQEMAIKVYHTHINGRLIRGKAFIEKAKSLLRLEHPNLIKIFKVEEQDGTPVVCMEFFDAPSLQHVIQNEGPLSVEKMLLLAREIAEVLVHIHFQGIIHGTLHPGHVLVGPQGQIKVMDLGLSWILMDIVKNCDAELLRPLPYLLPETAKSELLTLGSDLYCLGFMMYDMLTTRVPYSGLPKTSIMGKLAFDQADPIFDFPDHVPKAICELIRQMTRNQSSERLQDATHVLTILNQQLAKFAPEVLMPPAAPAEPQPTPEIQTAIIETPSLPPQAPVSVTPPSQPPAMTRPKHSTDYQGIHRAKTRKKFGVMIGIALLLLIGSTIGYMYKEELGIPFLASNQPWVPEQPLINQPAPNVQPTDSFTTRPPDDPISSPLNTSTTGMPQGKTDGTPNSDTLNWAIPPSPAPKTAVTEDHSLQSDASHHPQTPLTSPTERTRAQSPNPSPQHISEGNQVPDQPNIEPPQDHSNIANPLSSKKPVTPVSAPTQTTNPPATGPRTVPTVTEKPESHSEQSSVVSPKGSQPSQDSTAPSPNSESLDNVESKELKDILDSVQSPENGAALSTDGTSPILPSPPNPPSLTPSPKIPPLSSPVSP; translated from the coding sequence ATGAATACACAACTGTTGCCTGGAAAAATTGAAATACAGGGAGAGATTGCCAAAGGCCAAACCGGTACCATTTACTATGGGTATGATCTCGAACTGCGGCAGGAAATGGCGATTAAAGTGTATCATACCCATATCAATGGTCGGCTCATTCGTGGAAAAGCCTTCATCGAAAAAGCCAAATCGCTCCTTCGGTTAGAACACCCCAATCTCATTAAAATTTTCAAAGTAGAAGAGCAGGACGGCACCCCCGTCGTCTGCATGGAATTTTTTGATGCTCCCAGTCTCCAACACGTCATTCAGAATGAAGGGCCGCTTTCAGTCGAAAAAATGCTCTTACTCGCTCGTGAAATTGCGGAAGTGTTAGTTCACATCCACTTTCAAGGCATCATTCACGGCACACTCCATCCTGGACACGTCCTGGTCGGCCCTCAAGGACAGATCAAAGTCATGGATCTCGGATTATCTTGGATCCTGATGGACATCGTGAAAAACTGTGACGCTGAGTTACTCAGACCATTACCCTACCTGCTCCCGGAAACTGCCAAAAGCGAACTGCTGACCCTCGGCAGCGATTTGTATTGCTTGGGATTCATGATGTACGACATGCTCACCACGCGAGTGCCCTATTCCGGTCTTCCGAAGACATCGATTATGGGGAAACTGGCCTTCGACCAGGCTGACCCGATTTTTGACTTCCCCGACCATGTCCCGAAAGCCATCTGTGAGCTTATTCGCCAAATGACCCGGAATCAGTCCTCAGAACGGCTTCAAGATGCCACCCATGTCCTCACCATTTTAAATCAGCAATTGGCAAAATTTGCCCCTGAAGTTTTGATGCCCCCAGCGGCTCCTGCAGAACCTCAACCAACGCCGGAAATCCAAACAGCCATAATAGAGACACCGAGCCTTCCACCACAGGCACCAGTATCAGTAACCCCTCCAAGCCAACCGCCTGCCATGACTCGGCCGAAACATTCCACCGACTATCAAGGAATACACCGAGCCAAGACCAGAAAAAAATTTGGTGTAATGATTGGAATCGCCTTACTTCTCCTTATTGGTAGCACAATAGGTTATATGTATAAGGAAGAGCTCGGCATCCCTTTCCTGGCATCGAATCAACCTTGGGTCCCCGAGCAGCCACTCATCAACCAACCGGCTCCCAACGTTCAACCAACAGACTCATTCACGACCAGACCTCCTGACGACCCAATTTCTTCTCCGCTGAATACTTCAACGACCGGAATGCCGCAGGGGAAAACCGATGGCACACCAAATAGTGATACCTTAAACTGGGCAATCCCGCCCTCCCCTGCGCCAAAAACGGCGGTGACAGAGGATCACTCCTTGCAATCTGATGCATCACACCACCCGCAAACACCATTGACTTCTCCTACGGAACGCACCCGTGCACAATCTCCGAACCCGAGCCCACAACATATCTCTGAAGGCAACCAGGTTCCGGATCAACCAAACATTGAGCCACCCCAAGACCATTCCAACATAGCCAATCCACTATCTTCAAAAAAACCGGTTACTCCGGTCTCGGCCCCCACGCAGACAACAAATCCTCCAGCAACGGGGCCAAGAACTGTCCCCACGGTCACGGAGAAACCCGAGTCACACTCTGAACAGTCTTCAGTAGTTTCCCCCAAGGGATCGCAACCCTCCCAGGACTCAACTGCTCCCTCCCCGAACTCCGAGTCGTTAGACAACGTGGAAAGCAAGGAACTCAAAGACATATTGGATTCGGTTCAGAGCCCTGAGAACGGAGCAGCCCTTTCCACCGATGGAACAAGTCCTATACTTCCTTCACCTCCGAATCCCCCGTCTCTTACTCCTTCACCGAAAATCCCCCCTCTTTCATCTCCCGTATCCCCATAA
- a CDS encoding YifB family Mg chelatase-like AAA ATPase produces the protein MLAKIQSVGLVGLEANLIEIEVDIGGGLPQFSIVGLPDATVRESRDRVRSALKNTGFHFPAKKITVNLAPAGLKKEGAGLELGIAIGILVAEGVLSQEAVTSYIFVGELALDGRIKAVPGALSMAMATRHPFSLILPHDNASQAAVVDHATVFSVSTLPQVVEFLQGALTLLPAKNTFSIEPPGLTATEEDFADVVGQFQAKRALEVAAAGGHNLLMVGPPGSGKTMLAQRLTGILPPMSFQECLEASQVHSVAGNLPPHAALLANRPFRAPHHTISEAGLVGGGSIPRPGEVSLAHHGVLFLDEALEFKRSLLDSLRQPLENGTVTLTRAQASFTFPAKLMLIVAMNPCPCGYCGDPTHECICTPYHIQRYRSRLSGPLLDRLDIHIEVPAVPVKELSGRITGEASSAIRHRVIQARQRQIDRYRAEQTLNNAQLKPRLLKKYCQLDQAGNTLLDQAVSRLGLSARAYGRILRVARTIADLGESVMISSTHVAEAIQYRTFDRPILA, from the coding sequence ATGTTAGCCAAAATTCAAAGCGTGGGATTAGTGGGATTAGAAGCCAACCTCATTGAAATTGAGGTGGATATTGGTGGAGGCCTTCCACAATTTTCTATCGTGGGGCTACCCGATGCGACCGTTCGTGAAAGCCGGGACCGGGTTCGATCGGCACTTAAAAACACAGGGTTTCATTTTCCTGCAAAAAAAATCACCGTCAATTTGGCGCCAGCCGGATTAAAAAAGGAAGGGGCAGGTCTCGAATTGGGGATTGCCATCGGCATTTTGGTAGCCGAAGGGGTCCTGTCACAAGAAGCCGTCACCTCCTACATTTTTGTCGGGGAACTGGCACTGGATGGCAGAATCAAAGCGGTTCCCGGGGCATTGTCCATGGCTATGGCCACCCGTCACCCCTTTTCATTGATCCTGCCTCACGACAATGCCTCGCAGGCTGCCGTGGTCGACCACGCCACTGTATTTAGCGTCTCTACCCTCCCTCAGGTGGTGGAATTTCTTCAGGGGGCACTCACGCTCCTTCCTGCAAAAAATACCTTCTCCATCGAGCCACCAGGACTTACCGCCACGGAAGAAGACTTTGCCGATGTAGTGGGACAATTTCAGGCCAAACGTGCCTTGGAGGTGGCTGCCGCTGGTGGGCATAATCTTCTCATGGTAGGTCCACCGGGATCGGGGAAAACCATGTTAGCCCAACGGTTAACAGGTATTCTTCCACCCATGAGCTTTCAGGAATGTTTGGAAGCCAGTCAGGTCCATAGTGTGGCCGGAAACCTTCCACCTCATGCGGCCCTTCTTGCCAATCGCCCCTTTCGTGCCCCCCATCACACCATTTCAGAAGCCGGCCTCGTTGGAGGAGGATCCATTCCCCGTCCCGGAGAAGTCTCTCTGGCACATCATGGCGTCCTCTTTTTAGACGAGGCATTGGAATTTAAGCGGTCGCTCTTGGATAGCTTACGCCAGCCACTGGAAAATGGAACCGTCACACTGACCCGCGCACAGGCCAGCTTCACGTTTCCCGCTAAACTCATGTTGATCGTGGCGATGAATCCCTGCCCATGTGGATATTGCGGAGACCCTACCCATGAATGCATCTGTACGCCCTATCACATTCAACGATATCGAAGCCGTCTGTCCGGTCCACTCCTCGACCGGCTGGATATTCACATCGAAGTCCCCGCTGTCCCGGTCAAAGAACTATCGGGCAGAATAACCGGTGAAGCCTCTTCCGCCATTCGTCACCGAGTGATCCAGGCACGACAACGTCAGATCGACCGCTACCGTGCTGAGCAGACCCTCAACAATGCACAGCTCAAGCCTCGCTTGCTTAAAAAATATTGCCAACTGGATCAAGCCGGAAACACCCTGTTAGATCAAGCCGTCAGCCGACTAGGATTGTCCGCACGGGCCTATGGGCGGATTTTACGTGTGGCCCGAACTATTGCCGACTTAGGAGAATCGGTTATGATTTCTTCCACACATGTCGCCGAAGCGATTCAGTACCGAACATTCGATCGACCCATTCTGGCATAA
- the ltaE gene encoding low-specificity L-threonine aldolase, with protein MHKIDLRSDTVTKPTPAMREAMAQAEVGDDVYGEDPTVNRLEAMAAEMLGKEAAVFVPSGVMGNQLALRLHTRPGDEVIVDSTSHLIRYEGGSASSLSGVQLVCVPGNRGRLSPESVEAAIRPKGLHNPPTTLVCLEQTHNVGGGSIYSLEVIHQIAEVARTHGLSLHLDGARLFNAVISTGVAAADYARPFDTVSFCLSKGLGAPVGSMVVSDAARVQTLRRLRKVFGGGMRQVGILAAAGVYALEHHIARLAEDHVNAHYLATLLEDIPSVVVDVKTVETNMVMFQVPHSSKTTDTLLADCREAGVLLNAMGDRAFRVVTHLDVNHEDMVAAGRIFRQVFSAAV; from the coding sequence ATGCATAAAATTGATTTGCGTAGCGATACTGTGACGAAACCCACACCCGCCATGCGGGAGGCGATGGCTCAGGCCGAAGTGGGTGATGATGTGTATGGAGAAGATCCGACCGTGAATCGATTGGAAGCCATGGCCGCTGAAATGTTAGGCAAAGAAGCTGCGGTCTTTGTTCCTTCAGGGGTGATGGGCAATCAATTGGCTCTCCGGTTGCACACCAGGCCCGGTGATGAGGTGATCGTGGATAGTACGTCCCATCTCATTCGCTATGAAGGGGGATCGGCCTCTTCGCTCTCCGGTGTCCAATTGGTTTGCGTGCCGGGTAATCGCGGGCGCCTCTCGCCGGAATCGGTCGAAGCCGCTATTCGGCCAAAGGGGCTTCATAATCCTCCAACGACGTTGGTGTGTCTGGAGCAGACGCATAATGTGGGTGGAGGATCGATTTATTCCTTGGAGGTCATCCATCAAATTGCAGAGGTGGCCCGCACCCATGGACTGTCCCTGCATTTGGATGGTGCTCGATTGTTCAATGCGGTGATCTCAACCGGTGTGGCGGCTGCTGACTATGCTCGTCCCTTTGATACGGTGTCGTTTTGTTTGTCGAAAGGGTTGGGGGCTCCCGTCGGGTCGATGGTGGTGTCGGATGCGGCACGTGTTCAAACATTGCGCCGTCTTCGCAAAGTGTTTGGCGGGGGGATGCGGCAGGTGGGCATTCTGGCCGCTGCCGGTGTGTATGCACTTGAGCATCATATTGCCCGATTGGCAGAGGATCATGTGAATGCGCATTATCTGGCGACACTCTTGGAGGACATCCCCAGTGTGGTCGTTGATGTCAAGACAGTTGAGACCAATATGGTGATGTTTCAGGTCCCCCATTCTTCTAAAACGACCGACACGTTATTAGCTGACTGCCGGGAGGCCGGAGTCCTGTTGAATGCCATGGGGGATCGGGCGTTTCGGGTGGTGACGCATTTGGATGTCAATCATGAAGATATGGTTGCTGCCGGGCGGATCTTCAGGCAGGTTTTTTCAGCCGCGGTGTGA
- a CDS encoding sugar nucleotide-binding protein: MNTRLLVTGGAGFLGNHLLRRANQFVAAGTLHATPSTSLPGVTFHVCDLQSPEEVRILMDRVQPDVIIHTACSEQGKGIEAILPAAGLLAMQSVERNIRFIHLSTDQVFDGTSAPYTEESPTNPINPYGHAKAKAEELIRSLNPKATIIRTSLLYDLRTPDRQTTRLIKATQTGEPYRLFVDELRCPVWVENFAKVLLEVATMDAPGILHIAGPESLNRWDLGIGLLHHFGITPTPNIQQGTIEESGLVRPKNLTMISSRAKQLLRTPPFSFLEAREKFQNLKI, from the coding sequence ATGAACACACGTCTCCTCGTCACCGGCGGAGCGGGCTTTTTAGGCAATCACCTCCTACGTCGGGCCAATCAATTTGTCGCAGCCGGAACGCTGCACGCCACGCCCTCCACATCCCTTCCCGGCGTAACCTTTCATGTGTGTGATCTCCAAAGCCCTGAGGAAGTTCGAATCCTCATGGATCGGGTGCAACCAGACGTCATTATTCACACCGCCTGCTCGGAGCAGGGAAAAGGCATTGAAGCGATCCTCCCTGCAGCAGGACTTCTTGCCATGCAATCAGTAGAACGAAATATTCGCTTCATTCACCTTTCGACCGATCAAGTCTTTGATGGGACTTCGGCGCCTTATACCGAAGAGAGCCCCACGAACCCCATCAACCCCTATGGCCATGCCAAAGCCAAGGCGGAGGAACTCATCCGCTCCCTGAACCCGAAGGCCACCATCATCCGCACCTCGCTGCTCTATGATCTGCGCACGCCGGACCGCCAGACGACACGCTTAATCAAGGCCACACAAACCGGCGAACCGTATCGCTTGTTCGTTGATGAACTTCGCTGTCCCGTCTGGGTTGAAAACTTTGCCAAAGTCTTATTGGAGGTAGCCACCATGGATGCCCCAGGCATCTTACATATAGCAGGCCCTGAAAGCCTGAACCGTTGGGACTTGGGGATAGGTTTGCTCCATCATTTCGGGATCACGCCGACACCAAATATTCAACAGGGAACCATCGAAGAATCCGGACTGGTCCGCCCCAAAAACCTTACCATGATCTCTTCCCGTGCCAAACAGCTTCTCCGTACACCCCCATTTTCCTTTTTGGAAGCCAGGGAAAAATTTCAAAATCTCAAAATTTAA
- a CDS encoding VOC family protein — MKIVEFAFIVYPATDLARSRAFYEGVLGLASATSMDLVDGFWVEYEVGPHTLAIGKEPFLKPSGDGPQLVLTVEDFDKTIEHLRYHNVQFALEPFDLPHCRAAIILDPDGNKLGIHKRNP; from the coding sequence ATGAAGATTGTTGAATTTGCTTTTATTGTATACCCGGCCACAGATCTGGCGCGGTCCCGTGCCTTTTATGAGGGCGTTCTAGGGCTCGCCAGTGCGACTTCCATGGATCTGGTCGACGGATTTTGGGTCGAGTATGAGGTTGGTCCTCACACGCTGGCCATTGGCAAAGAACCCTTCTTGAAGCCATCCGGGGACGGTCCCCAGCTTGTGCTGACAGTAGAGGACTTTGACAAAACCATAGAACATCTCAGGTACCACAACGTCCAGTTTGCCCTTGAGCCTTTCGACCTTCCTCACTGCCGGGCAGCCATAATCCTGGACCCCGACGGTAACAAACTCGGCATTCATAAACGAAACCCCTAA
- a CDS encoding putative toxin-antitoxin system toxin component, PIN family gives MRLVLDTNVFISGVFFAGPPFDILKSWRVGQVEIVVSAEILDEYRRVGVELSEKYATVDLFPFLELLISHAIVVHAPPLNERVCSDPDEFMACALAGRSKFICSGDKALQKISGYKGISVVPPRVFVDRYLPHKK, from the coding sequence ATGAGGCTCGTCCTTGACACCAATGTCTTTATTTCTGGGGTGTTTTTCGCTGGACCGCCTTTTGACATTCTGAAATCTTGGAGAGTTGGCCAAGTTGAAATTGTCGTCTCTGCTGAAATTCTGGACGAATACCGACGAGTTGGCGTTGAGCTGTCCGAGAAATACGCAACCGTTGACCTTTTTCCGTTTCTCGAGCTTCTGATCTCCCATGCCATTGTCGTTCATGCCCCCCCTTTAAATGAACGTGTGTGCTCCGATCCTGATGAATTTATGGCTTGTGCTCTGGCAGGCCGGTCAAAATTTATTTGCAGTGGTGATAAAGCCCTGCAGAAGATATCGGGATACAAGGGGATTTCGGTCGTGCCCCCCAGAGTATTCGTGGATCGATATCTGCCACACAAGAAATAA
- a CDS encoding AbrB/MazE/SpoVT family DNA-binding domain-containing protein, protein MASIATTKLSSKGQVVIPEEIRKQLGLKEGDQFVVVGQDDAVILKSIKKPVLNEFDSLIDKARRQARDARLKRSDIGKAIAKVRTAS, encoded by the coding sequence ATGGCATCTATAGCCACAACAAAACTTTCATCCAAGGGCCAAGTCGTCATTCCGGAAGAGATACGAAAGCAACTGGGTTTAAAAGAAGGCGATCAATTTGTGGTAGTGGGGCAAGACGACGCGGTCATTCTCAAAAGCATCAAAAAGCCTGTCTTGAATGAATTTGATTCGCTAATCGATAAGGCCAGGCGGCAAGCGAGGGACGCCAGGTTGAAGCGTTCGGACATTGGAAAGGCCATTGCCAAAGTCCGAACCGCTTCATGA